The Stenotrophomonas sp. ASS1 genome segment ATCATCTCGTTCGGTGGTGGTGGCGTTGCTGTCTGCGTGCCGTTTCCGAAGAAGCGGTGCGCTGCAGCAAGGGAGCGAATTCTAGAGATCCTGCGGATTTCGTCAAGCATTTTTTTGCAGGGTGATGACAGAATCAACGCAACATCACGCATGACATACGCTCGAAGATCACTGTGGCGTTGACCGCGCGTTGCGCGGTCAACGCCACAAGGGCTATCAATGCACGGATGCACAGTGGAGAGACCGCCATGAACATCCACCTGCCGCCAGCCTGGTGGCCCGCCCTTTAATTACCGGCCCTCGTTGCCGGCTTCATTACTGTGCTGGTCGGCTTCGCCAGTTCGGCCGTCATCGTGTTCCAGGCTGCACAAGCCGTCGGTGCCAACCAGGCACAGATCGCCTCATGGATGTGGGCACTGGGACTGGGCATGGGTGTCACCTGCATCGGGCTGTCGCTGCGCTATCGCGTGCCGGTGGTGACCGCGTGGTCAACCCCGGGCGCGGCGATGCTGGTGGTCGGTGCAGGCGGTGCCTCGCTCGCTGAAGCCACCGGTGCATTCCTGCTCGCTGCGGTGCTTGGCATGCTGGCAGGCTTCTCCGGCATCTTCGCCCGGTTGATGCAGCGGGTGCCGATGGCGCTGGCCGCCGGCATGCTGGCCGGGGTGCTGCTGCGCTTCGGCCTGGACGTGTTCGTGGCCATGAACACCCAACTGGTACTGGCGCTGGCCATGTTCGCCACCTGGCTGGGCGGACGCCGCCTGTTCCCGCGCTATGCGGTCATCGCCACCCTGCTGGTCGGCATCGCGGTGGCGGCCAGCCGTGGCCTGCTGCACGCACAGCAGGTGCAGCTGCAACTGGCGGTACCGCAATGGGTGACCCCATCCCTGTCCTGGACTGCAGTGGCTGGCATCGCCCTGCCCCTGTTCGTGGTCACCATGGCCTCGCAGAACATTCCGGGCGTGGCGGTGATGCGCGCATCCGGCTACGACGCCCCGGTGTCGCCGCTGATCGGCTGGATCGGTGTAGTCAATACGCTGCTGGCACCGTTCGGTGCATACGCACTGAACCTGGCGGCAATCACCGCAGCGATCTGCATGGGCCGCGATGCGCATGAGGACCCGGCACGACGCTATACCGCAGCGATGGCGGCCGGCGCCTTCTACATTGTCGTCGGGCTGTTCGGCGCCACCGTGGCCGCACTGTTCGCGGCGTTCCCGAAAGAGCTGGTGGCCTGCGTGGCCGGTATCGCGCTGTTCGGCACCATCGCCAACAGCCTGGCCAGTGCGCTGGCAGTAGAGCGGGACCGCGAGGCGGCACTGGTCACCTTCCTGGTGACCGCCTCGGGCGTCTCGCTGGCCGGCATCGGCTCGGCGTTCTGGGGGCTGGTGGCCGGAGCCCTGTGCCTGCTGGTACTGCGGCCACGCCAGGCCGGCTGATCCGGCCTAACCCGCCAATGCAGCGCCGACCGTACTTAGCACCACCGCGATGACGATGGCGATCAGTGTGGCGACCACGCTGGTGCCGCCGCGTGCAGTCAGCTCGCTGCGCAGCCGTGTGTCATCACCGCCGGTCACGGTACGGGCCTGGGCGATCAGGCGCTGGCAGTGTGCCAGGTACCAGCTGTTGCCAAAGATGCCGGTGGTGATGCTGAGCGCGAAGGTGATGACCAGTGACAGGCCATCCGGCACATCCAGCAAGGTCTCGACCACGCTGATCAGCAGCAGCAGGCCAGCCCACATCGCCGCCAGGCGGTACATCTTGCGGTACATCATCCAGATCAGGCCGAGCAGGAAGGCCGGCCAGTGCCAGGTGCCACTGCCCGTGGCGATGCCCTGATCCAGCCGCCAGCGCTGGCGATAGATCGGGAAGTTGCCACCGACCACGCTGGCGTACAAGGCCATTTCGCCCTCCAGCCCAGCCGCCGCGGCCGTCTCCGGTGCCGCAACCGGTGCACGATAGGGATCGGACGGATCGCCGACACTCGGCGCGATGCCCTCAGCCGCGGGCGCTGCGTCGATATCCAGGACCGGAGCCACCTCGACCTGCGTTGAGGCCTGATCCAGCTCCGCCAACGGCCGCCACGAGGGCATGCCCTCGCACCAGAGCAGCGTTCGCGCCGTGACCGTCCCTTCCCGCTGCAGCTGGCGAAGACCGGCCAGATCCACCGGCCCACTGCTCTGCCTGCCATTGGCGTACCACCATTGTGCTTCCTGCATGTTTTCCGTCCTTGCTACTGCATCGACAAACTGAAACCGCTGCCAGCGCCTACAGCCCGGTACTGGCCAGGGTCTGCACCAGCTGATGGCGCTCACCCGGCGCAAGCGTAATCTGCTCCGGGCCTGCGTTGGCCACTTCCAGGCAAACGTAATCGTGCCAGCCATCGCCGACATCGGCCATTTTC includes the following:
- a CDS encoding benzoate/H(+) symporter BenE family transporter; translated protein: MLVGFASSAVIVFQAAQAVGANQAQIASWMWALGLGMGVTCIGLSLRYRVPVVTAWSTPGAAMLVVGAGGASLAEATGAFLLAAVLGMLAGFSGIFARLMQRVPMALAAGMLAGVLLRFGLDVFVAMNTQLVLALAMFATWLGGRRLFPRYAVIATLLVGIAVAASRGLLHAQQVQLQLAVPQWVTPSLSWTAVAGIALPLFVVTMASQNIPGVAVMRASGYDAPVSPLIGWIGVVNTLLAPFGAYALNLAAITAAICMGRDAHEDPARRYTAAMAAGAFYIVVGLFGATVAALFAAFPKELVACVAGIALFGTIANSLASALAVERDREAALVTFLVTASGVSLAGIGSAFWGLVAGALCLLVLRPRQAG
- a CDS encoding DUF2628 domain-containing protein → MQEAQWWYANGRQSSGPVDLAGLRQLQREGTVTARTLLWCEGMPSWRPLAELDQASTQVEVAPVLDIDAAPAAEGIAPSVGDPSDPYRAPVAAPETAAAAGLEGEMALYASVVGGNFPIYRQRWRLDQGIATGSGTWHWPAFLLGLIWMMYRKMYRLAAMWAGLLLLISVVETLLDVPDGLSLVITFALSITTGIFGNSWYLAHCQRLIAQARTVTGGDDTRLRSELTARGGTSVVATLIAIVIAVVLSTVGAALAG